The following DNA comes from Lepeophtheirus salmonis chromosome 11, UVic_Lsal_1.4, whole genome shotgun sequence.
TaagtttcaaaaacattattaagtcttaagaattatttttttctaaatcgcATTCACAAGCTTTTGACTTATTTCTTATCTACCACTTTTCGACCAATTCGTATGGGGTTCTTGGTGGCATTTTTGGAAAGGGTATTTTCTAAGAAAGACAGGATTCTGCTcaacgaaaataaataacatctcCAATGATGTAGgtttttatggattttatcaTGGCTGTCTAGCGCTGAAGTGCATCCTTTCTCGATACTGTTATCTAATAGCCGTCTAGATACAAGTGGACCACCGTTATGAAGAAATCTTTGATTGTGGCTGTAGTAGGTTAGGTGACCATAGATTGGTTTCCTCGAGTGTGAATGATCTTTGTAATATAGACTGGGGTGTTCAGGTATCATCCATTTTAGAATTCTTGTTTTTGAGTCTGTTTGTCAATAGGTTGTATTCcgataaatactttattagaCTTTGCTAAGGCATTGTATGCGAAATTAAGCGTTTTATTAACCAGATCTTACATTTTTTCACTTGCTGTTGTAGTGATGTCAACTAAGTAATATCTATTGTTGCGTCCTGACGAAGTTGACGAGGtaccaattattaattaaatggaGGGATTCATGACGAACGGGAGAattgaggagaaggaaaggcgtggaggaataagacagGCTTGTTTATAGTATCATCTATATTCTTAtcaatacaaaaacctactctgttATATACATAGAACACATAACAATTTATACGTATAACGAAGTAAAAACCGTACtttgcaaatatacatataaacatacaaggaaatacaaaaaataagagaaGCAAAGGGAAGGAAACGCGAATACGTTACATCTATGATGCTAAAAATGATCGTTTGCCATAGATTTTCAACTCTTGGAAACTAATTTTCTGAATCTCaccttaactttttttaaacagactATCAGTTCTGAGTCGataaaatcacttaaaaatgaattaattttacttttttttaatttaattaattttaacgtATTAAAGTGTTTGTAATGAATAtggttttttgaatataaaatcgAGAGTGGATCAGCATCTTCTCCTTCTCAGAATCTTGTCGATTGCACCGGGATGTAGTTCGATTAGGTTCGTAGAAGTACTTTattttaggtatatatatatttataagaatgatatttatttaaaatacaaattatgactgaccttttaatacaaaaaaatcgaattaaaaCGGAAGAATTAGTCATTTAGTATTCCCTAAACCTTCCATGTTTAATCAAACACAAAAAGGAAACTTTGTCTATAAGCAAGAACCAAAACTCAGAATCCGACCAGACCTGACTTTTTTGACTTTTGCAACCTACATAAAGTTTGATCAACCAGAGCCCAGTGGTTCGAGAATAAATACCTAAAcgcaatgaaatttttattggtTTCAATTAAAAACTATGTAGTTATTTGAATCAAACATTAAAGTTTGCATTTTCAAGTTCGATTCATTTTGCTATCTGCTAAACAATTAACATCTTTGAAAAggatctataattattattttttaattataaaaggttGGGTTgctattttaatgatttttttcccgaTTGAGGGATTATTTTAATACAGTACATATTTGCAACCCACGGACAAAATGCTTAATTAAGAGTAGAGTGATTAAATCCAGGTTGATATTGTATCTCTCTGAGTTTGCCTCTTTCTTCAGTGAACTGATGGATTATTCTCTTCTAAAATACATTCGGCATCAAGTGTTATAGTCACACTTTCTACGGTGTAATTTCCATACAGATATTTGGAGTGATgagtttttttctacaaatttttgttCTGTGACATTATCCCACTAGTTGAAAATGTAcgtttataaacaaatttcaattttattgaaagtaaACCTGAAATCTGATTAATCAAATTCCCAAGTTTTaagaatagtttataatttaattgtcCTATAACAAAactcattcataaaatataattgagtaacaagaatttaaaaaaaaatggagttagAAGATCCTAGTTCTTAATTTCCAACACTAATTCAAATTggttttcctaaaaattaacaacTCAAAGTAATAAAACAAATGACAATATAAATTCATAGTAGAACTCACCATCTTTGTCAAAATATCTCGGAATATTATCGAAGCTATTAGAAGTTTAACGACCTATTACCCATCCTCTGgcacttaaatttaaataacttggaCGTTTGACCCTATAAAATCccttttgaaaatatcattgaGTTTTTCCATGTTGAATAATAAgtcatatgaataataaatcgACCGTTGGTTaaccaattattttattgatctaTCAAACATAATCATAAGAACCTCAAATTTATCTCACTGCActatatagtaaaaattaaaagtggaGACCCTTTTTATCTCATCGTGTATAAGGTCattcctaaaatataaaaaggatgaaATTAGAATCCTAATAATACATTAATGAAACTGCTTAGCAACGGattaatcttttattcaaattatatctgtaatcaataaaaattagatcattgcattaattatatgttagtataaaaatccttattattGAGGTTCAGgttatagaaaaattacattaaataggGAGAGTAAAAAGACTCGGAGGATCCCATTGGAAAAGGGGAGTCAAAATGAGTACGAGACAATTCCTTCATACTATGGGCATCGATGAAAATCATAAAGCTCTTGGAAAAGTCTCCTCTGGAATGAGAACACCAGGAAATGAGAACACCATCATCCTCATATCGACCTGATGGATTAGGAACAAACATACTTCTAAAGGGTCTCCAAAACTCATTCTCCCCTCTCCACATAAGAGTTTGCCCATTCTCAACATCaaatttaatgattgaatttccACTGTTACCATAGgtgtattgatattttttgcagTTGTAATTGGGGTTGATGCAGGGATACATCAGTTCGGACTCACGGAACAGATACTGAGGACGAAGAATAATTCTGTTACATCCATGACTCAGCATGGAGGAATCTCTGTAGGAGGAGGAAGAATATGTCAATTCCATTCCCCTGGAGTAGGTGTTCAGAGGGAGGCGGAATCTCATGATTTTGGAAGAGGAGTATTTCTCTCGGAAGAATTGAGAGGAAGACGATCTCATGGATGAAAAGAAATCAGAGTCTTCAAAGCCCATGACATCAATAACAACGTGGTTTTCATACTCGTAGCAGTTGACAAAGTTGTAGAAGAAGTAAGGTTTATCCGTCACGTAGCTCACTTCCATGCGTCTACCCGTTCTTTTGTTCATGATGTAGAAGTAATTGCTTTCTCCTCGCATGTACTCCATACCATAATCGCCTGAAAATCTTTGGCTGTTACCAAAGTGTCTCACATCAAATCCACATGGCTGTTCACAAAAGACCAAATAGTTGTCTGTCATTCCATAGGCGTGGAAGAGTCCAATGTGGTTCGGGAATCGAGATGGAACGCTTCCAATGACTTGATAGTTGTTCATTTCAAAGGAGTCTTGATATTTTACGAAATGATAATTGTTTCCATTAGAAAAGGAAGCACCCATATTAAAATAGTCTCCATTGAGGTCTCTCAAGGGGAATCCCGTTTGGATTCGGATGAATTGTGACATGTCTCTGTTGTTGGAGGATGGGCTCCGGTTACCAAAGCGATAGAAAGGGAAATATCCATGACCTTGTTGATCATCGAATCTTTCGTGTCTAACGATTGAAGAGTTGGATTCTGTGTTTCTTTCATGGTAACTGTAGTTTTGACTTCCTTGATTTGTATTTGTTTCTCTCTCAGGTCTCATGAAACGAGCCATGAAATTTCCTTGATCATCCATTCTCATCATGGATTGAGTTCGAAAGGTTTCATATCATAAGTTGAGGAACTTCTTCCAGACATAATGTTTATGAACTATTCAGGGAGACTTTGACCTCTGAAAGAGCCTTTCATTTCCATAAACTTGTCACTCATTTCTCTATTCATATTGAAGCTTTCGTTTTGTTTTGTTGCTCTTTTTGAGATGAACTGATGATAATTCATGGAGTACAACTCCTTTTTATACTATAGAATTGATCACACTTCATTTAATTACTATGGTCGAATTCTTTTAAGGtgcttccttattttttatccaatgttatttttcaaattgatttttcttgtgTGTAAATAACAAACATATCTACAACATATGTAATAATTCCcatttattgaaattcaattcttaaTTCCGAGTTgcagtttgttattttttagcaaCACCTactcaaaactaattaaaaaaatgtcattcttGAGGCTGAATGCATGTAAATTGATACAAGAATtagggaaaggaaaaaaataaattgattacgTTGGGGTGGTAAAAAGCACTTTAGTTCTTCGTttgctcactaataaaaacaaacttcaaTAATTCTAACCTACCAGGTTTCGTATTTAGTTCAACTCTAAACCTATACTGAAAATTcacaataattgtatttatataacaaaccaatattaaaaaaaacataaacagtgttacatatacatacacacTACGATAATGAttgtttctttatatatgtGAAATCACTTGGAAATGAGTAACTATTATATGGAGTTAAATAATGTTGGTTGCATTTtagaaatacagaaaaaaacatCCCCACTCTCTTGATGTAAAGGTTTATAATAGTTTGGGAAAAGGTAAGTTCGTATTtccactttatttcaatgccttttaagaagtgttacaatcatccgatttaagccaagtatgccctgttctgtttTATAGCTTGTTGCCAACAAGGATCTAAATTTTTTACGTCTTTTCATAAAAGCTCTTGtcgttttttgcaaaaaatccgGATTTTCGGAGTTTTTCTCTGGGTCGTCAGGTTTCATAACTATTTGAGATTATGGTAATTTatgactattatcgttcagagacatttttcaCCATTCAGACAATCACAAAAATGAAgtacaatcaataaaaataatgtaaagaggtcttttataattataaagtggTTTTATCGATTATGTATCCTCTtttgaactcgacatatttatatttttaggcagacaaattatgaaaaacaacaCTCTTCCGGAGACCATTacaacttattcatcattcatagtgatagagcatattatagaaaaatatttaatcttttattttttaaataaggaaggaCTTTAGTTTGATTTGGTTCTTTTTGAGTGATACCATTTTTAGGGGGTGAACAAGCAAATAtgcaacattattttatatagtttacGATTTAAATATCCTCATAATGATGCCATACCCGGTAATAAACATGTGCATTACATAATACTGCGCTTcgcagaaatttaaataaaaaaaaatatcaattactaattaggtatattttgaatattaaaattctttattcaTCATGAATGGATTTGTTGATTGTTTCTATCCTGGAATCCCCTTTCCGAATGAAGGAATCCACTTTACTCTCTTATGAAGCCTTATAGTTTTTCTTGAATAATTGTGCTAAAAAGGACAAAGTCATCACATGGATGAAATCCAACGATGGGGGCAACTGGTTCAACTTCCAGCAGGACTCAACCCTCGCTCGCAAAGCCAAGAAGATCCTTGATTTGCTCAAGGAGGTAAACATCCACTTCTGGTGCTTAACTCTAACTCTCCCAATTTGAAACCATGGACTACTTCTTTTTTGGGATATCAGAGTCTGCTCGAGGCACCAATACAGATTGGCCGGCCTCAAAAAATCGATTGTGAAGTACTGGGCAAAGGTAAGTCCTGCACACGTAGTCTCGGCCTGCTCCTCCATCCGGATACGTCTCCACATGGCATTCCATTGGCTTTGATAATATTGTGCTGCATGATATTTTGTTAAGACTTTTAGAGCATTGATTCCGCTTTTGTTTCAACACATGATTCCATACTGTCCTCTCTTTTTGCAATTGGTACAAGGACTACCATTTGCATAACAATCTTTCTTTTCATGCCGTGTCTTTGAGCCACAGTAGCCGCATCGTTGAAGGAAAAAGCAATACCGTTAGGCATGTTCAGACCATTTGTCGGCTTTACTGGCCTTATAGCTGGAGGTTCTCGAAGCATTGATAAAAccattgttcaatttttaccCAAATTTAATACACTTTGCCACATCTTAGGGATTGGTATTAATTTGTTTAGCGTTGGATTTCTCTcgaaaaatagttttaagaatTCTTCTTAGAGTTTGGGATCGCGAATACCACGAATaagtttcaaaaacattattaagtttaattatttttttctaaatcggATTCACAAGCTTTTGACTTATTTCTTATCTACCACTTTTCGACCAATTCGTATGGGGTTCTTGGTGGCATTTTTGGAAAGGGTATTTTCTAAGAAAGACAGGATTCTGCTcaacgaaaataaataacatctcCAATGATGTAGgtttttatggattttatcaTGGCTGTCTAGCGCTGAAGTGCATCCTTTCTCGATACTGTTATCTAATAGCCGTCTAGATACAAGTGGACCACCGTTATGAAGAAATCTTTGATTGTGGATGTAGTAGGTTATGTGACCATAGATTGGTTTCCTCGAGTGTGAATGATCTTTGTAATATAGACTGGGGTGTTCAGGTATCATCCATTTTTAGAATTCTTGTTTTTGAGTCTGTTTGTAAATAGGTTGTATTCcgataaatactttattagaCTTTGCTAAGGCATTGTATGCGAAATTAAGCGTTTTATTAACCAGATAATCCATTTTTTCACTTGCTGTTGTAGTGATGTCAACTCAGTGTTATCTATTGTTGCGTCCTGACGAAGGTGACGAGGtaccaattattaattaaatggaGGGATCCATGACGAACGGGAGAATtaaggagaaggaaaggcgtggaggaataagacagGCTTGTTTATAGTATCATCTATATTCTTAtcaatacaaaaacctactctgcaaattatatacatagaacaaaaaataacaatttatacgTATAACGATGATTTTAGTTTGATTAGGTtcgtaaaaatgaattaattttactttattctAAAGGTATATAtggttttttgaatatttataagaatgatatttatttaaaatacaaattatgaatgatttatttaaaaattttaatacaaaaaaatcgaattaaaaCGGAAGAATTAGTCATTTAGTATTCCCTAAACCTTCCATGTTTAATCAAACACAAAAAGGAAACTTTGTCTATAAGCAAGAACCAAAAGTCAGAATCCGACCAGACCTGACTTTTTGACTTTTGCAACCTACATAAAGTTTGATCAACCAGAGCCCAGTGGTTCGAGAATAAATACCTAAAcgcaatgaaatttttattgggTTCAATTAAAAACTACGTAGTTATTTGAATCAAACATTAAAGTTTGCATTTTCAAGTTCGATTCATTTTGCTATCTGCTAAACAATTAACATCTTTGAAAAggatctataattattattttttaattataaaaggttGGGTTgctattttaatgatttttcccGATTGAGGGATTATTTTAATACAGTACATATTTGCAACCCACGGACAAAATGCTTAATTAAGAGTAGAGTAATTAAATCCAGGTTGATATTGTATCTCTCTCTGAGTTTGCCTCTTTCTTCATTGAACTGATGGATTATTCTCTTCTAAAATACATTCGGCATCAAGTCACACTTTCTATGGTGTAATTTCCATACAGATATTTGGAGTGATgagtttttttctacaaatttttgttCTGTGACATTATCCCACTAGTTGAAAATGTAcgtttataaacaaatttcaattttattgaaagtaaACCTGAAATCTGATTAATCAAATTCCCAAGTTTTaagaatagtttataatttaattgtcGTATAACAAAactcattcataaaatataattgagtaacaagaatttaaaaaaaaatggagttagAAGATCCTAGTTCTTAATTTCCAAcactaatttaaattcaaattggttttcctaaaaattaacaacTCAAAGTAATAAAACAAATGACAATATAAATTCATAGTAGAACTCACCATCTTTGTCAAAATATCTCGGAATATTATCGAAGCTATTAGAAGTTTAACGACCTATTACCCATCCTCTGgcacttaaatttaaataacttggaCGTTTGACCCTATAAAATCccttttgaaaatatcattgaGTTTTTCCATGTTGAATAATAAgtcatatgaataataaatcgACCGTTGGTTaaccaattattttattgatctaTCAAACATAAGCATAAGATTAAATAAGAAACTCAAATTTATCTCACTGCActatatagtaaaaattaaaagtggaGACCCTTTTTATCTCATCGTGTATAAGGTAAAACGATTATTTTCATTCCTAAAAGATAAAAAGGATGAAATTAGAATCCTAATAATACATTAATGAAACTGCTtaatcttttattcaaattagatctgtaatcaataaaaattagatcattgcattaattatatgttagtataaaaaatccttattattgAGGTTCAGgttatagaaaaattacattaaataggGAGAGTAAAAAGACTCGGAGGATCCCATTGGAAAAGGGGAGTCAAAATGAGTACGAGACAATTCCTTCATACTATGGGCATCGATGAAAATCATAAAGCTCTTGGAAAAGTCTCCTCTGGAATGAGAACACCAGGAAATGAGAACACCATCATCCTCATATCGGCCTGATGGATTAGGAACAAACATACTTCTAAAGGGTCTCCAAAACTCATTCTCCCCTCTCCACATAAGAGTTTGCCCATTCTCAACATCaaatttaatgattgaatttccACTGTTACCATAGgtgtattgatattttttgcagTTGTAATTGGGGTTGATGCAGGGATACATCAGTTCGGACTCACGGAACAGATACTGAGGACGAAGAATAATTCTGTTACATCCATGACTCAGCATGGAGGAATCTCTGTAGGAGGAGGAAGAATATGTCAATTCCATTCCCCTGGAGTAGGTGTTCAGAGGGAGGCGGAATCTCATGATTTTGGAAGAGGAGTATTTCTCTCGGAAGAATTGAGAGGAAGACGATCTCATGGATGAAAAGAAATCAGAGTCTTCAAAGCCCATGACATCAATAACAACGTGGTTTTCATACTCGTAGCAGTTGACAAAGTTGTAGAAGAAGTAAGGTTTATCCGTCACGTAGCTCACTTCCATGCGTCTACCCGTTCTTTTGTTCATGATGTAGAAGTAATTGCTTTCTCCTCGCATGTACTCCATACCATAATCGCCTGAAAATCTTTGGCTGTTACCAAAGTGTCTCACATCAAATCCACATGGCTGTTCACAAAAGACCAAATAATTGTCTGTCATTCCATAGGCGTGGAAGAGTCCAATGTGGTTCGGGAATCGAGATGGAACGCTTCCAATGACTTGATAGTTGTTCATTTCAAAGGAGTCTTGATATTTTACGAAATGATAATTGTTTCCATTAGAAAAGGAAGCACCCATATTAAAATAGTCTCCATTGAGGTCTCTCAAGGGGAATCCCGTTTGGATTCGGATGAATTGTGACATGTCTCTGTTGTTGGAGGATGGGCTCCGGTTACCAAAGCGATAGAAAGGGAAATATCCATGACCTTGTTGATCATCGAATCTTTCGTGTCTAACGATTGAAGAGTTGGATTCTGTGTTTTTTTCATGGTAACTGTAGTTTTGACTTCCTTGATTTGTATTTGTTTCTCTCTCAGGTCTCATGAAACGAGCCATGAAATCTCCTTGATCATCCATTCTCATCATGGATTGAGTTCCGAAAGGTCTCATATCATATGTTGAGGAACTTCTTCCAGACATAATGTTTATGAACCATTCAGGGAGACTTTGACCTCTGAAAGACCCTTTCATTTCCATAAACTTGTCACTCATTTCTCTATTCATATTGAATCTTTCGTTTTGTTTTGTTGCTCTTTTGAGATGAACTGATGATAATTCATGGATTAatgattaatgtatttttttgagctcTGCAAACACAAGAATGAtcaaaatttgcttaattttacacaaaaatagtaaaataaaataaaattgtgcatCATTTGGAGGGCTCTACCGCTctttaaagttttgtaaaaatttacgtcTTCACATATTTAAACTatcttataataatacaaaaatgacttTCGTaggttattttatcattaaaacagGAATTTGCAGTCAGTAGAGCGCAAAATCTCCACTTATGGTCTTTTTTTGGTGGGACTTGAACTTCGACGTTGACCTTgccctctcaaaatgtaatgaacTCTTACTGTGCCCATATATACATAGTCTTAGTACCAAGTTgaatcaaaatcgatccgtaactttgattattatatttaatttaattattaaaatcaattattctaaaaatgttacATGAAGAATAATGAAGAGCATGCACAGTGAACAACAAGCTTTTTTCCTCTTTCTAACTTCCAAactgttttgttttattacacAGAACGTCATTAGCAGATTTTTTCCTTGTGTGACGCAATACTAGGAATACAGACTCATAGGAAAAATTACCGTATAAGTGGGGCCTTAGATTCAAAGTTGATTGAATGCTACAGCTGTGTTGCGAAATTAAAACGTAGTATTATTTTGGCATATATTTCTCTACATTTGTAAGGAGTATATAGTTTTCTTTGATGGCTTTTATGTTTGAAACAGCATCCTTGAAGAtccttattcttaaaaataaaagattgaatatttttctataatatgctctatcactatgaatgatgaataagttgtAATGGTCTCAGGAAGAGtgttgtttttcataatttgtctgcctaaaaataaaaatatgtcgagttcagaagaGGATACAGAATCGAGAAAAccactttataattataaaagacctctttacattatttttattgattgtacTTCATTTTTGTGATTGTCTGAATGGtgaaaaatgtctctgaacgataatagtcatAAATTACCATAATCTCAAATAGTTATGAAACCTGACGACCCAGAGAAAAACTCCGAAAGTCcggattttttgcaaaaaacgaCAAGAGCTTTTATGAAAAAGACGTAAAAAATTTAGATCCTTGTTGGCAACAAGCTATAaaacagaacagggcatacttggcttaaattggatgattgtaacacttcttaaaaggcattgaaataaagtggaaatacgaaattacctTTTCCCAAACTATTATAAACCTTTACATCAAGAGAGTGgggatgttttttttctgtatttctaAAATGCAACCAACATTATTTAACTCCATATAATAGTTACTCATTTCCATGTGATTTCACATGTATAAAGAAACAATCATTATCGTAgtgtgtatgtatatgtaacactgtttatgtttttttttaatattggtttgttatataaatacaattattgtgAATTTTCAGTATAGGTTTAGAGTTGAACTAAATACGAAACCTGGTAGGTTAGAATTAttgaagtttgtttttattagtgagcaaACGAAGAACTAAAGTGCTTTTTACCACCCCAAcgtaatcaatttattttttcctttccctaATTCTTGTATCAATTTAGATGCATTCagcctcaagaatgaaaattttttaatacattttgagtAGGTGttgctaaaaaataacaaactgcAACTCGGAAttaagaattgaatttcaataaatgGGAATTATTACATATGTTGTAGATATGTTTGTTATTTACAcacaagaaaaatcaatttgaaaaataacattggataaaaaaataaggaagcaCCTTAAAAAAGAATTCGACCATAGTAATTAAATGAAGTGTGATCAATTCTATAGTATAAAAAGGAGTTGTACTCCATGAATTATCATCAGTTCATCTCAAAAAGAGCAACAAAACAAAACGAAAGCTTCAATATGAATAGAGAAATGAGTGACAAGTTTATGGAAATGAAAGGCTCTTTCAGAGGTCAAAGTCTCCCTGAATGGTTCATAAACATTATGTCTGGAAGAAGTTCCTCAACATATGATATGAGACCTTTCGGAACTCAATCCATGATGAGAATGGATGATCAAGGAAATTTCATGGCTCGTTTCATGAGACCTGAGAGAGAAACAAATACAAATCAAGGAAGTCAAAACTACAGTTACCATGAAAGAAACACAGAATCCAACTCTTCAATCGTTAGACACGAAAGATTCGATGATCAACAAGGTCATGGATATTTCCCTTTCTATCGCTTTGGTAACCGGAGCCCATCCTCCAACAACAGAGACATGTCACAATTCATCCGAATCCAAACGGGATTCCCCTTGAGAGACCTCAATGGAGACTATTTTAATATGGGTGCTTCCTTTTCTAATGGAAACAATTATCATTTCGTAAAATATCAAGACTCCTTTGAAATGAACAACTATCAAGTCATTGGAAGCGTTCCATCTCGATTCCCGAACCACATTGGACTCTTCCACGCCTATGGAATGACAGACAATTATTTGGTCTTCTGTGAACAGCCATGTGGATTTGATGTGAGACACTTTGGTAACAGCCAAAGATTTTCAGGCGATTATGGTATGGAGTACATGCGAGGAGAAAGCAATTACTTCTACATCATGAACAAAAGAACGGGTAGACGCATGGAAGTGAGCTACGTGACGGATAAACCTTACTTCTTCTACAACTTTGTCAACTGCTACGAGTATGAAAACCACGTTGTTATTGATGTCATGGGCTTTGAAGACTCTGATTTCTTTTCATCCATGAGATCGTCTTCCTCTCAATTCTTCCGAGAGAAATACTCCTCTTCCAAAATCATGAGATTCCGCCTCCCTCTGAACGCCTACTCCAGGGGAATGGAATTGACATATTCTTCCTCCTCCTACAGAGATTCCTCCATGCTGAGTCATGGATGTAACAGAATTATTCTTCGTCCTCAGTATCTGTTCCGTGAGTCCGAACTGATGTATCCCTGCATCAACCCCAATTACaactgcaaaaaaatatcaatacacCTATGGTAACAGTggaaattcaatcattaaatttGATGTTGAGAATGGGCAAACTCTTATGTGGAGAGGGGAGAATGAGTTTTGGAGACCCTTTAGAAGTATGTTTGTTCCTAATCCATCAGGTCGATATGAGGATGATGGTGTTCTCATTTCCTGGTGTTCTCATTCCAGAGGAGACTTTTCCAAGAGCTTTATGATTTTCATCGATGCCCATAGTATGAAGGAATTGTCTCGTACTCATTTTGACTCCCCTTTTCCAATGGGATCCTCCGAGTCTTTTTACTCTCcctatttaatgtaatttttctataacCTGAACCTCaataataaggatttttatactaacatataattaatgcaatgatctaatttttattgattacagatctaatttgaataaaagattaatCCGTTGCTAAGCAGTTTCATTAATGTATTATTAGGATTCTAATttcatcctttttatattttaggaatgaaaataatagttttacctTATACACGATGAGATAAAAAGGGTCtccacttttaatttttactatatagTGCAGTGAGATAAATTTGAGTTTCTTATGCTTATGTTTGAtagatcaataaaataattggt
Coding sequences within:
- the LOC121126376 gene encoding beta,beta-carotene 15,15'-dioxygenase-like; the encoded protein is MNREMSDKFMEMKGSFRGQSLPEWFINIMSGRSSSTYDMRPFGTQSMMRMDDQGNFMARFMRPERETNTNQGSQNYSYHERNTESNSSIVRHERFDDQQGHGYFPFYRFGNRSPSSNNRDMSQFIRIQTGFPLRDLNGDYFNMGASFSNGNNYHFVKYQDSFEMNNYQVIGSVPSRFPNHIGLFHAYGMTDNYLVFCEQPCGFDVRHFGNSQRFSGDYGMEYMRGESNYFYIMNKRTGRRMEVSYVTDKPYFFYNFVNCYEYENHVVIDVMGFEDSDFFSSMRSSSSQFFREKYSSSKIMRFRLPLNAYSRGMELTYSSSSYRDSSMLSHGCNRIILRPQYLFRESELIGNSIIKFDVENGQTLMWRGENEFWRPFRSMFVPNPSGRYEDDGVLISWCSHSRGDFSKSFMIFIDAHSMKELSRTHFDSPFPMGSSESFYSPYLM
- the LOC121126379 gene encoding beta,beta-carotene 15,15'-dioxygenase-like, which produces MDDQGNFMARFMRPERETNTNQGSQNYSYHERNTESNSSIVRHERFDDQQGHGYFPFYRFGNRSPSSNNRDMSQFIRIQTGFPLRDLNGDYFNMGASFSNGNNYHFVKYQDSFEMNNYQVIGSVPSRFPNHIGLFHAYGMTDNYLVFCEQPCGFDVRHFGNSQRFSGDYGMEYMRGESNYFYIMNKRTGRRMEVSYVTDKPYFFYNFVNCYEYENHVVIDVMGFEDSDFFSSMRSSSSQFFREKYSSSKIMRFRLPLNTYSRGMELTYSSSSYRDSSMLSHGCNRIILRPQYLFRESELMYPCINPNYNCKKYQYTYGNSGNSIIKFDVENGQTLMWRGENEFWRPFRSMFVPNPSGRYEDDGVLISWCSHSRGDFSKSFMIFIDAHSMKELSRTHFDSPFPMGSSESFYSPYLM
- the LOC121126378 gene encoding beta,beta-carotene 15,15'-dioxygenase-like, with translation MNREMSDKFMEMKGSFRGQSLPEWFINIMSGRSSSTYDMRPFGTQSMMRMDDQGDFMARFMRPERETNTNQGSQNYSYHEKNTESNSSIVRHERFDDQQGHGYFPFYRFGNRSPSSNNRDMSQFIRIQTGFPLRDLNGDYFNMGASFSNGNNYHFVKYQDSFEMNNYQVIGSVPSRFPNHIGLFHAYGMTDNYLVFCEQPCGFDVRHFGNSQRFSGDYGMEYMRGESNYFYIMNKRTGRRMEVSYVTDKPYFFYNFVNCYEYENHVVIDVMGFEDSDFFSSMRSSSSQFFREKYSSSKIMRFRLPLNTYSRGMELTYSSSSYRDSSMLSHGCNRIILRPQYLFRESELMYPCINPNYNCKKYQYTYGNSGNSIIKFDVENGQTLMWRGENEFWRPFRSMFVPNPSGRYEDDGVLISWCSHSRGDFSKSFMIFIDAHSMKELSRTHFDSPFPMGSSESFYSPYLM